Proteins from a genomic interval of Helicoverpa zea isolate HzStark_Cry1AcR chromosome 31, ilHelZeax1.1, whole genome shotgun sequence:
- the LOC124645081 gene encoding LIM homeobox transcription factor 1-beta has protein sequence MLEFYANMNGGLMQEGIQPPITCTARTELSASIKREKIVEICEGCGQKIQDRYLMRVGELSWHEHCLSCCVCGCPLAHTCYTRNAKLYCKPDYDRLFGVKCTRCGDRLLPQEMVMRAQQYVFHIQCFVCVMCCQPLQKGEQYVIRAGQIFCRQDFEKEMYLMQHAEDEMILDDSERPRDGRRGPKRPRTILTSAQRRQFKASFEVSPKPCRKVREALAKDTGLSVRVVQVWFQNQRAKMKKIQRKAKQEGEKNNDKEKDKDEKSIKQESPSSEHGNYLGLDGSYSASSQPLNPNLPYSPDDYPAHSGDSFCSSDISLDGSNFDQLDEGASDTMSLQNLEVQHHSHQHPGHSAHEPLNLGTGSVVNPIDKLYLMQNSYFSTDH, from the exons AGCTAAGCGCGAGCATCAAGCGGGAGAAGATCGTCGAGATCTGCGAGGGGTGCGGACAGAAGATCCAGGACCGCTACCTGATGCGAGTGGGCGAACTGTCCTGGCACGAGCACTGCCTCAGCTGCTGCGTCTGCGGCTGTCCCCTAGCACATACCTGCTATACCAGAAACGCTAAGCTTTACTGCAAACCCGACTACGATAG GTTGTTTGGAGTGAAATGCACCAGGTGCGGCGATCGGCTCCTGCCACAGGAGATGGTCATGCGAGCTCAGCAGTACGTGTTCCACATACAATGCTTCGTGTGCGTCATGTGCTGTCAGCCGCTTCAGAAAGGTGAACAATACGTCATTAGAGCCGGACAAATCTTCTGCCGGCAAGATTTTGAGAAAGAAATGTATTTGATGCAACACGCTGAAGATGAAATGATATTAGATGATTCTGAGCGACCTCGTGATGGACGAAGAGGACCGAAGCGTCCACGAACGATACTTACATCAGCACAGCGCCGACAGTTCAAAGCGTCCTTCGAAGTTAGTCCAAAACCGTGTAGAAAAGTCCGAGAAGCATTAGCAAAAGATACTGGTTTAAGTGTTCGAGTCGTGCAAGTATGGTTTCAGAATCAAAGGGCAAAGATGAAGAAAATCCAGAGGAAAGCCAAGCAAGAAGGCGAGAAGAACAATGACAAAGAGAAGGATAAAGATGAAAAAAGCATCAAACAAGAGTCTCCTTCGAGTGAGCATGGAAACTATCTGGGCCTTGATGGATCTTATTCTGCTTCAAGTCAGCCGTTGAATCCGAACCTACCGTATTCTCCTGATG ATTACCCAGCACACTCTGGTGACAGCTTCTGCAGTTCAGACATTTCACTGGACGGGAGCAATTTCGACCAGTTGGACGAGGGAGCGTCTGACACCATGAGCCTGCAGAACTTGGAGGTGCAGCACCACTCGCACCAGCATCCTGGGCACTCTGCTCACGAGCCCCTCAACCTCGGCACTGGCTCGGTCGTCAACCCGATAGACAAGTTATACCTCATGCAGAACTCTTACTTCAGTACTGATCATTGA